From a single Microbacterium terrisoli genomic region:
- a CDS encoding formate--tetrahydrofolate ligase: protein MSLSNIEIAQAAHLLPIGEIADRLGIPADAVIPYGTTKAKISLPYVTGIRSRPQGKLILMTAMSPTPAGEGKSTTSVGLGDALTRIGEKAMICLREPAQGPVFGMKGGACGGGYAQIVPMEDINLHFTGDFAAIAAATNLLAALIDNHIHHGNELGIDVRRITWRRVLDMNDRALRDAVIGLGGPGNGYPRESGFDIVVASEVMAIFCLATSLADLKERLGEIIVASTRDRRPVRARDLNAQGAMAALLRDALAPNLVQTMEHTPAFVHGGPFANIAHGCNSYLATSTALGLADYVVTEAGFGSDLGGEKFVDILCRKTGLRPSVAVVVATVRSMKYQGGVDVADLAREDVAAVERGTANIERHLANVQGVYGLPAIVAINQRADDTPAETEALVAACARVGVKAIVATHFADGGAGAEELAREVVRVCGQSSEPPEPTYTYPLDAPLWEKMTTIAQRIYGAEGITADASVRSQIQRLQDDGYGDLPVCVAKTQYSFSTDPSALGAPSGHTVNVREVRLSAGAGFVVMICGSVMTMPGLPVRPAAASIDVDDDGRITGLF, encoded by the coding sequence ATGAGCCTGAGCAACATCGAGATCGCGCAAGCCGCGCACCTGCTGCCGATCGGCGAGATCGCCGACCGGCTGGGCATCCCCGCAGACGCGGTGATCCCGTACGGCACGACGAAGGCCAAGATCTCGCTGCCGTATGTCACCGGCATCCGATCACGCCCGCAGGGCAAGCTGATCCTCATGACGGCCATGTCGCCGACGCCGGCCGGTGAGGGCAAGAGCACAACGTCGGTGGGTCTGGGCGATGCGCTGACCCGCATCGGCGAGAAGGCGATGATCTGTCTGCGCGAGCCCGCGCAGGGCCCGGTGTTCGGCATGAAGGGTGGCGCGTGCGGCGGCGGGTACGCCCAGATCGTGCCGATGGAAGACATCAACCTGCACTTCACCGGCGACTTCGCTGCGATCGCCGCGGCGACGAACCTGCTCGCCGCGCTCATCGACAACCACATCCACCACGGCAACGAGCTCGGCATCGACGTGCGGCGCATCACCTGGCGGCGGGTGCTGGACATGAACGACCGGGCGCTGCGCGACGCCGTGATCGGCCTCGGCGGCCCCGGCAACGGCTATCCGCGCGAGAGCGGGTTCGACATCGTCGTTGCCAGCGAGGTCATGGCGATCTTCTGTCTGGCCACGAGCCTCGCCGACCTCAAGGAGCGCCTCGGCGAGATCATCGTGGCCTCCACCCGCGACCGTCGCCCGGTGCGCGCTCGCGACCTGAACGCCCAGGGCGCGATGGCGGCCCTGCTGCGCGACGCGCTCGCGCCCAACCTCGTGCAGACCATGGAGCACACTCCCGCGTTCGTGCACGGCGGCCCGTTCGCGAACATCGCGCACGGCTGCAACTCGTACCTGGCCACGAGCACCGCGCTGGGACTGGCCGACTACGTCGTGACCGAGGCCGGCTTCGGCTCGGATCTGGGCGGAGAGAAGTTCGTCGACATCCTCTGCCGCAAGACCGGGCTGCGACCGTCGGTGGCGGTCGTGGTGGCAACGGTCCGATCGATGAAGTATCAGGGTGGGGTGGATGTCGCGGACCTGGCACGCGAGGACGTCGCCGCCGTCGAGCGCGGCACGGCCAACATCGAGCGGCACCTGGCGAACGTGCAGGGCGTGTACGGACTGCCGGCGATCGTGGCGATCAACCAGCGCGCCGATGACACGCCGGCCGAGACCGAGGCGCTGGTCGCCGCGTGCGCGCGGGTCGGTGTGAAGGCGATCGTGGCCACCCACTTCGCCGACGGCGGCGCCGGTGCCGAAGAGCTCGCGCGCGAGGTCGTGCGGGTGTGCGGGCAGTCGTCCGAACCGCCTGAGCCGACCTACACGTACCCGCTGGATGCGCCGCTGTGGGAGAAGATGACCACCATCGCCCAGCGCATCTACGGCGCGGAGGGCATCACCGCCGACGCGTCGGTGCGATCCCAGATCCAGCGACTGCAGGATGACGGATACGGCGACCTGCCCGTGTGCGTCGCCAAGACGCAGTACTCGTTCTCGACCGACCCGTCGGCGCTCGGGGCGCCCAGCGGACACACCGTCAACGTGCGCGAAGTGCGGCTGTCGGCCGGTGCCGGGTTCGTGGTGATGATCTGCGGCAGCGTGATGACGATGCCCGGGCTGCCGGTGCGGCCGGCCGCGGCATCCATCGACGTCGACGACGACGGGCGCATCACCGGCCTGTTCTGA
- a CDS encoding serine protein kinase RIO yields the protein MTSSSSSFEAFGDLDLTFADVTLGDGQRWTTWPESLPTERGPEPRPGWVVTSAGAVDTELGILKTGKEGDVFLVERGVPDDPAGHVVLAAKRYRDQDRRSFHRSAVYTEGRGTDNTRDMRALAKKTAYGRTVAAAQWSYAEFEALCRLWALGVPVPYPVQVTGSEVLMEFIGTGTVAAPRLAQCKERGPALHALLDQTVEILRALVRAGFAHGDLSAYNLLVHDGRVVVIDLPQVVDLAANPQGFDLLHRDCVNVCDWFARRGVECDVEALFAELVADAF from the coding sequence GTGACTTCTTCTTCGTCTTCTTTCGAGGCGTTCGGCGACCTCGATCTCACCTTCGCCGACGTCACCCTCGGCGACGGCCAGCGCTGGACCACCTGGCCAGAATCCCTGCCCACCGAGCGGGGCCCCGAACCGCGACCCGGCTGGGTCGTGACCTCTGCCGGCGCCGTCGACACCGAGCTCGGCATCCTCAAGACCGGCAAAGAGGGTGACGTGTTCCTCGTCGAACGCGGCGTGCCCGACGACCCGGCGGGCCATGTGGTGCTGGCGGCCAAGCGCTACCGCGACCAGGATCGTCGCAGCTTTCACCGCTCCGCCGTCTATACCGAAGGGCGCGGCACTGACAACACCCGCGACATGCGCGCACTCGCGAAGAAGACGGCCTACGGCCGCACGGTCGCTGCCGCGCAGTGGTCGTACGCCGAGTTCGAGGCGTTGTGCAGGCTGTGGGCGCTCGGGGTTCCGGTGCCCTACCCCGTGCAGGTGACCGGGTCCGAAGTGCTCATGGAGTTCATCGGAACCGGCACCGTCGCCGCCCCGCGCCTCGCGCAGTGCAAAGAGCGCGGCCCGGCACTCCACGCCCTGCTCGACCAGACGGTGGAGATCTTGCGCGCCCTGGTCCGCGCCGGATTCGCCCACGGCGACCTGTCGGCGTACAACCTGCTCGTGCACGACGGCCGGGTCGTCGTCATCGACCTGCCGCAGGTCGTCGACCTGGCCGCCAATCCGCAGGGCTTCGACCTGCTGCATCGCGACTGCGTCAATGTCTGCGACTGGTTCGCCCGCCGTGGCGTGGAGTGCGACGTCGAGGCCCTGTTCGCCGAGCTCGTCGCCGACGCGTTCTGA
- a CDS encoding FtsX-like permease family protein codes for MSARRRISGMRVALISAATAPGASIVVVLTVAVIALIGAIAPALVENAETATVRSHLATLRPDSIDPASTLRGPVFPGPSPGDGTLTDLGADAEKWGQPFAGAERILPKLPHPLRDVLGPPRVFVAIDGRPAVPAHGAAPANRVQIVLDPLFAGRVRFVEGAMPEPNGPDDQVVQLALSRDAAEVLHWHVGEVRHMAGEATPTTVQLVGVYEVKHASDRDWTHQRTGLKPGLEISAMGDKVHLATAYAAPGMLSTLGPLGGAASTTVWFPLRVDRIDGPTAATVAAQLRGFAGENFDYSVNTELWFQGGLAFSTAAPAALEEGAASGAAMVAIVTLAAIGPLLVAIVAAAMTGRMRGIRRAGSVRLARARGGSVVLLSTLLAAEGLVLGAIGAGIGVVAAALTVGWAGPIAAVVPVIVALTPAVTIPVTAFAAARRSARADLGVASRPVRRRRLFVEASVVVAAVVVVVAMLGKGTGVIDPIRATVPAALAAIGCVIVLRLVPWVLTAVEAALKGGRGVMAVLGPARARRGRTLPVAPALAAIVCVAGAMFAVVFGATVTAGLAASARDSVGADVQVTGTSLDAPALRAVPGVDAVAAVSADVQLPANGAKQWVTLTVYAVDTAEVARVQAGVPGALPLPHGLSDAGKDSVTAVASQAAVDSLGGAELAIHGVDVHIASTVPAAAFAPVARWIVIDRANAERILGAGTTTRTALVSLRPGADPAVVAASLRTAAGDGGRTLTPAQVIAERSADPALATVQRVLAASPAIAAVLLVFAVTMTLLRGSPSRGRMMGLLQAQGYPRGRELPLVAWEVGPPLLIALPVGLAVGVLLPMLLLPDIDLTRFVGGRAQPDLALAGWIPLAVSVVFVVIAAIGIALAALVASRVSAASALRRLAEEEDT; via the coding sequence GTGAGCGCCCGGCGCCGGATCTCCGGCATGCGGGTGGCGCTGATCTCGGCGGCCACCGCGCCGGGCGCCTCGATCGTGGTCGTGCTCACGGTCGCCGTGATCGCCCTGATCGGAGCCATCGCGCCGGCGCTGGTCGAGAACGCCGAGACGGCCACGGTGCGATCGCACCTGGCGACGCTGCGCCCCGACTCGATAGACCCGGCCTCGACTCTGCGCGGGCCCGTGTTCCCCGGGCCCAGCCCGGGGGACGGCACGCTCACCGATCTCGGCGCCGACGCCGAGAAGTGGGGGCAGCCGTTCGCGGGCGCCGAGCGCATTCTGCCGAAGCTGCCGCATCCACTGCGCGACGTGCTGGGACCGCCGCGCGTGTTCGTCGCGATCGATGGCAGACCCGCCGTGCCCGCGCACGGTGCAGCCCCCGCCAACAGGGTGCAGATCGTCCTCGACCCGCTGTTCGCCGGCAGAGTCCGGTTCGTCGAGGGCGCCATGCCCGAGCCGAACGGTCCCGACGACCAGGTCGTGCAGCTCGCGCTGTCGCGCGACGCCGCCGAGGTGCTGCACTGGCACGTGGGCGAGGTGCGCCACATGGCCGGCGAAGCGACGCCCACGACCGTGCAGCTGGTCGGCGTGTACGAGGTGAAGCATGCCTCCGACCGGGACTGGACGCACCAGCGCACCGGCCTGAAGCCGGGCCTGGAGATCTCGGCCATGGGCGACAAGGTGCATCTGGCCACGGCGTATGCCGCACCCGGAATGCTCAGCACGCTCGGACCGCTGGGCGGTGCGGCTTCGACGACGGTGTGGTTCCCGCTGCGGGTCGATCGCATCGACGGGCCGACGGCTGCCACCGTGGCAGCGCAGCTGCGCGGCTTCGCGGGCGAGAACTTCGACTACAGCGTCAACACGGAGCTGTGGTTCCAGGGCGGGCTCGCCTTCAGCACCGCGGCGCCGGCGGCGCTGGAAGAGGGCGCTGCCAGCGGCGCTGCGATGGTCGCGATCGTGACCCTCGCGGCCATCGGCCCGCTGCTGGTCGCGATCGTCGCCGCCGCCATGACGGGACGCATGCGCGGGATCAGGCGCGCGGGCTCTGTGCGGCTGGCTCGAGCTCGCGGCGGATCGGTCGTGCTGCTGTCGACGCTGCTGGCTGCCGAAGGACTCGTCCTCGGCGCGATCGGCGCGGGCATCGGCGTGGTCGCGGCCGCGCTCACCGTCGGATGGGCGGGACCGATCGCCGCTGTTGTGCCGGTGATCGTGGCGCTGACCCCCGCCGTCACCATTCCGGTGACGGCCTTCGCCGCCGCGCGCCGCTCCGCGCGTGCCGATCTGGGTGTGGCATCCCGACCGGTGCGCCGTCGTCGACTGTTCGTCGAGGCCTCCGTCGTGGTGGCCGCCGTCGTCGTCGTCGTCGCGATGCTCGGCAAGGGGACCGGTGTGATCGACCCGATCCGTGCGACGGTTCCCGCCGCGCTGGCCGCCATCGGCTGCGTGATCGTGCTGCGCCTCGTGCCGTGGGTGCTCACCGCCGTCGAGGCGGCGCTGAAGGGCGGGCGCGGAGTGATGGCCGTGCTGGGGCCGGCCCGCGCCCGGCGCGGTCGAACACTGCCCGTCGCCCCGGCGCTGGCGGCGATCGTGTGCGTGGCGGGGGCCATGTTCGCGGTGGTCTTCGGCGCGACGGTCACTGCCGGGCTTGCGGCATCCGCCCGAGACAGCGTCGGTGCCGACGTGCAGGTGACCGGCACGTCTCTGGACGCCCCGGCACTGCGGGCAGTGCCGGGGGTGGATGCCGTGGCCGCCGTCTCTGCGGATGTCCAGCTGCCGGCCAACGGCGCCAAGCAGTGGGTGACGCTGACCGTCTATGCGGTAGACACCGCCGAGGTCGCCCGCGTGCAGGCGGGGGTGCCCGGCGCACTGCCGCTGCCCCACGGGCTGAGCGATGCGGGGAAGGATTCCGTGACCGCTGTGGCATCGCAGGCGGCCGTCGACTCCCTGGGCGGCGCGGAGCTGGCCATCCACGGCGTCGATGTGCACATCGCTTCCACCGTGCCGGCGGCGGCGTTCGCGCCCGTCGCCCGGTGGATCGTCATCGACCGGGCGAACGCGGAACGGATCCTCGGTGCAGGCACCACGACCCGTACCGCTCTGGTCTCGCTGCGCCCCGGCGCCGACCCCGCCGTGGTGGCGGCATCCCTGCGCACCGCCGCCGGAGACGGCGGCCGCACCCTCACGCCCGCGCAGGTCATCGCCGAGCGCTCGGCCGACCCCGCCCTGGCGACGGTGCAACGGGTGCTCGCCGCATCCCCGGCCATCGCCGCCGTGCTGCTCGTGTTCGCCGTGACCATGACGCTGCTGCGCGGCTCGCCGTCGCGGGGGCGGATGATGGGGCTGCTGCAGGCACAGGGCTATCCGCGTGGCCGCGAGCTGCCGCTGGTGGCGTGGGAGGTCGGCCCGCCGCTGCTGATCGCACTGCCGGTGGGACTGGCGGTCGGCGTTCTGCTGCCGATGCTGCTGCTGCCGGACATCGATCTGACCCGGTTCGTCGGCGGACGCGCGCAACCCGACCTGGCGCTGGCGGGCTGGATTCCGCTGGCCGTCTCGGTCGTGTTCGTCGTGATCGCCGCGATCGGCATCGCGCTGGCGGCTCTGGTCGCATCGCGGGTCAGCGCCGCCTCGGCGCTGCGTCGGCTCGCCGAAGAGGAGGACACATGA
- a CDS encoding acyl-CoA dehydrogenase family protein encodes MADVVRSKKPSTHRHTPEGGAPTAPHSAAEASEARIDVAHVTELLLGTWREARLESREMIKDPAFWQIHGLPMPEHRERVLDQLHLFVRADASGRAFPRAHGGQEDNGGNLASFEELVLADPSMQIKAGVQWGLFGSAIQQLGTTPHHDKWLSDVRTLALPGAFAMTEMGHGSDVAALGTTATYDPATEEFVIHTPFRAATKEFLGNAAVHGRAATVFAQLITGGVSYGVHCFFVPIRDANGETLPGVKSEDDGVKGGLNGIDNGRLAFDHVRIPRENLLNRYGDVAADGTYSSKIPSPGRRFFTMLGALVQGRVSLDGASTTGAALAEYIAITYAGQRRQFDSGSGTDEVVLLDYGKHQRRLLPRLAQTYAQFFAHDHLLRMFDGVFSGAHDTPDERENLETLAAALKPLSTWNALDTIQECREACGGAGFMAENRLVDLHHDLDVYATFEGDNNVLLQLVGKRLLSDFARQFKDKDAAALARFAVGQTAGKIFHGAGLRTLGQSVADFGSTARSVELGLRAEQQHELLAGRVEQMVTDLATALRPAAKLSQAEAAELFNEHQSELIETARAHGELLQWEAFAEVVGAVEDDGTRQVLTWLRDVFGLWLIEKHLAWYLINGRLSPQRAASVTRYIDRLCARLRPHAQDLVDAFGFAPEHVRAPIALGGERERQEEARAYYAAQRASGEAPVSEKTLRKQAASST; translated from the coding sequence ATGGCCGACGTCGTCCGATCGAAGAAGCCGTCCACGCACCGACACACGCCCGAAGGCGGCGCGCCGACCGCGCCGCACTCCGCCGCCGAGGCCAGTGAGGCGCGCATCGACGTCGCGCATGTGACCGAACTGCTGCTGGGCACCTGGCGCGAAGCGCGGCTCGAATCGCGCGAGATGATCAAGGACCCGGCGTTCTGGCAGATCCACGGCCTGCCGATGCCCGAGCACCGTGAACGCGTGCTCGACCAGCTGCACCTGTTCGTGCGGGCCGATGCGAGCGGGCGGGCCTTCCCGCGCGCGCACGGCGGCCAGGAAGACAACGGCGGCAATCTCGCATCGTTCGAGGAGCTCGTGCTGGCCGACCCCAGCATGCAGATCAAGGCCGGCGTGCAGTGGGGGCTGTTCGGCTCGGCGATCCAGCAGCTGGGAACCACGCCGCACCACGACAAGTGGCTCTCGGACGTGCGCACCCTCGCGCTGCCGGGCGCTTTCGCGATGACCGAGATGGGACACGGGTCGGATGTCGCGGCCCTCGGCACGACGGCGACCTACGATCCGGCGACCGAGGAGTTCGTCATCCACACGCCGTTCCGTGCGGCCACCAAGGAGTTCCTCGGCAACGCCGCTGTGCACGGGCGGGCGGCGACGGTGTTCGCGCAGCTGATCACGGGCGGCGTGAGCTACGGCGTGCACTGCTTCTTCGTGCCGATCCGCGACGCGAACGGTGAGACCCTGCCCGGGGTGAAGAGCGAGGACGACGGGGTCAAGGGGGGCCTGAACGGCATCGACAACGGCCGGCTCGCGTTCGACCACGTGCGCATTCCGCGCGAGAACCTGCTCAACCGCTACGGCGACGTGGCCGCCGACGGCACATACTCGAGCAAGATCCCCAGCCCGGGGCGTCGCTTCTTCACGATGCTCGGCGCGCTCGTGCAGGGGCGCGTGTCGCTGGACGGCGCGTCGACGACGGGTGCCGCGCTGGCCGAATACATCGCGATCACCTACGCCGGGCAGCGTCGACAGTTCGATTCCGGCTCGGGCACCGACGAGGTCGTGCTGCTGGATTACGGCAAGCACCAGCGCCGGCTGCTGCCGCGCCTCGCGCAGACGTACGCGCAGTTCTTCGCGCACGACCACCTGCTGCGGATGTTCGACGGCGTGTTCAGCGGCGCACACGACACCCCGGACGAGCGCGAGAATCTCGAGACGCTCGCCGCGGCGCTGAAGCCCCTGTCGACGTGGAACGCACTGGACACGATCCAGGAATGCCGCGAGGCCTGCGGCGGTGCGGGGTTCATGGCCGAGAACCGGCTGGTCGATCTGCACCACGACCTCGACGTCTACGCGACGTTCGAAGGCGACAACAACGTCCTGCTGCAGCTGGTCGGCAAGCGCCTGCTGAGCGATTTCGCCCGGCAGTTCAAGGACAAGGATGCCGCGGCCCTCGCCCGCTTCGCGGTCGGTCAGACCGCGGGCAAGATCTTCCACGGCGCGGGCCTGCGCACCCTGGGCCAGTCGGTGGCCGACTTCGGCTCGACCGCACGCTCGGTCGAGCTGGGTCTGCGCGCCGAGCAGCAGCATGAGCTGCTGGCGGGGCGGGTCGAGCAGATGGTCACCGACCTCGCGACCGCACTGCGGCCGGCTGCGAAGCTGTCGCAGGCCGAGGCGGCCGAGCTGTTCAACGAGCACCAGTCGGAGCTCATCGAGACAGCGCGCGCGCACGGCGAGCTGCTGCAGTGGGAGGCGTTCGCCGAGGTCGTCGGTGCGGTCGAGGATGACGGGACCCGACAGGTGCTGACCTGGCTGCGCGACGTGTTCGGGCTGTGGCTGATCGAGAAGCACCTGGCCTGGTATCTGATCAACGGCCGCCTGTCGCCCCAGCGCGCGGCATCGGTCACCCGCTACATCGATCGCCTGTGCGCGCGGCTGCGCCCGCACGCGCAGGACCTCGTCGACGCCTTCGGATTCGCGCCCGAGCACGTGCGCGCGCCGATCGCCCTCGGCGGGGAGCGGGAGCGGCAGGAGGAGGCACGGGCGTACTACGCCGCGCAGCGCGCCTCGGGTGAGGCGCCGGTCAGTGAGAAGACGCTGCGCAAGCAAGCCGCCTCGAGCACGTAG
- a CDS encoding FtsX-like permease family protein, whose amino-acid sequence MLFAVRRAAQHVGQLVVLGAVAAALSGTLAGATAMIDHAVDGGVARLVADADPMDRTLVIDAPAYGSDPKSVDAAIQTAFGSTVRTAIARSTWTQAPLDDIAGAGAPHDITSIVVVADPDIADHAALTQGTWPTGDEGAISAAGAALLRVAPGDTIVSGGVPIPLVGVWRPLDAAAAHWAGEPSPGSGRDGSSVGPVLVGASVLGAIDQGGRLRWTVTPSHAMAEASIAPARAGIARLSAQIDQLNTGGLGMRVTGGWDATLARAAAAAASARSVLAIPVVLLVVVGALVLGVLARGVGLRLRDEVDLLRRRGASRAAVLAEVAGISGAVGIVALAAGTLAGVLAGSPPTAALGPALLSASAAFVLITAVFTGAALSPPGARDDVTRQTVAGIAGAAVLAAVLAALAAAQLLTTGLAPDGSADIAAAAAPALAIIAAGLIGALIAGPVAAVAARAARGLRGLAGVLALRRLARRAPIVLAGVLSLSLAAGAALFAVVAVAGAGSAAGEATAAAVGADVRAVYDTSPIVDASSPALDARGIDVPDTDDGSAHVYTAFVSMITAGQVSGRLVALPAAVLTAEAQVAASDLAPGAALALGDTLELEVTASAPEGLVAPHAARASIRAWFVDPSGAPQTATVGTVPVDRRAHRLSVPVRAGDRLAAVEASAPAPSGDPSPADEMQLQIVAHGSEHSASLGLTLDEGRRLDRGVTIDDVDAQADVVVTRAFADALALHPGDNVSLALGTLAKPVSARVTAVRDRLPGIGSARGVAMDFTALTGRALHLGGSVPAADQIWAQTSDVAGVSAALRAAARTPVRIVTATSIGTAALIDPMLKLMTAGVAIVALLAVVGFAAVATTGIHDRREETMPLRAFGFTSAQQKRSTTIELSVSAALAVVVGVVAGTVIAVWLGPALVGALTAGGLT is encoded by the coding sequence ATGCTGTTCGCCGTACGCCGCGCCGCGCAGCATGTCGGCCAATTGGTCGTGCTCGGCGCGGTCGCCGCCGCCCTGAGCGGCACGCTCGCGGGAGCGACCGCCATGATCGATCATGCCGTCGACGGCGGCGTGGCGCGGCTCGTGGCCGACGCCGACCCGATGGACCGCACCCTGGTGATCGATGCACCCGCCTACGGGAGCGACCCGAAGTCGGTGGATGCCGCGATCCAGACGGCGTTCGGATCGACGGTGCGCACCGCCATCGCCCGCAGCACGTGGACGCAGGCCCCGCTGGACGACATCGCCGGCGCCGGCGCCCCGCACGACATCACCTCGATCGTGGTGGTGGCCGATCCCGACATCGCTGACCACGCCGCCCTGACGCAGGGCACGTGGCCGACGGGTGATGAGGGGGCGATCTCGGCGGCCGGCGCTGCACTGCTGCGCGTCGCGCCGGGTGACACGATCGTCAGCGGCGGCGTGCCCATTCCTCTGGTGGGCGTGTGGCGGCCGCTCGATGCTGCCGCGGCGCACTGGGCGGGCGAGCCCTCGCCTGGATCGGGCAGGGACGGGTCGTCGGTGGGGCCGGTGCTCGTCGGCGCCAGCGTGCTCGGCGCGATCGATCAGGGCGGCCGTCTGCGGTGGACGGTGACGCCCTCGCACGCCATGGCCGAAGCCTCGATCGCTCCCGCGCGGGCCGGGATCGCCCGCCTGTCGGCGCAGATCGACCAGCTGAACACCGGCGGCCTGGGCATGCGGGTCACCGGTGGCTGGGACGCGACGCTGGCCCGCGCGGCGGCCGCCGCGGCATCGGCGCGCAGCGTGCTGGCGATCCCGGTCGTGCTGCTGGTCGTGGTCGGCGCACTCGTGCTGGGCGTGCTCGCCCGCGGGGTCGGACTGCGCTTGCGCGACGAGGTCGATCTGCTGCGCAGGCGCGGTGCTTCGCGGGCCGCGGTGCTGGCCGAGGTTGCCGGCATCTCGGGCGCGGTCGGCATCGTGGCACTGGCCGCGGGGACCCTGGCCGGCGTCCTGGCCGGCTCACCGCCCACCGCAGCGCTGGGGCCCGCCCTGCTCAGCGCGAGCGCCGCGTTCGTGCTGATCACAGCAGTGTTCACCGGTGCCGCGCTGAGCCCGCCGGGAGCGCGCGATGATGTGACCCGGCAGACCGTGGCCGGCATCGCCGGGGCGGCGGTGCTCGCCGCAGTGCTGGCAGCGCTCGCCGCGGCACAGCTGCTGACGACGGGCCTTGCCCCTGACGGCTCGGCCGACATCGCCGCGGCTGCCGCACCCGCACTGGCGATCATCGCCGCGGGCCTGATCGGCGCGCTCATCGCGGGCCCGGTCGCCGCGGTGGCCGCACGGGCGGCGCGCGGCCTGCGGGGTCTGGCAGGCGTCCTCGCTTTGCGCCGGCTGGCCCGGCGCGCCCCGATCGTGCTGGCCGGGGTGCTGAGCCTGTCGCTGGCGGCAGGAGCCGCACTGTTCGCCGTCGTCGCGGTCGCCGGGGCGGGCAGCGCTGCCGGCGAAGCGACCGCCGCCGCCGTCGGCGCAGACGTGCGCGCGGTCTACGACACGTCGCCGATCGTGGATGCCTCCTCTCCCGCTCTGGACGCCCGTGGCATCGACGTCCCCGACACGGACGACGGCAGTGCCCACGTGTACACCGCCTTCGTCTCCATGATCACGGCCGGGCAGGTGTCGGGCCGGCTCGTGGCGCTGCCGGCCGCGGTGCTGACCGCTGAAGCGCAGGTCGCGGCATCCGACCTCGCACCGGGGGCCGCCCTCGCCCTGGGGGACACGCTGGAGCTCGAGGTCACCGCGTCTGCGCCCGAGGGTCTCGTCGCACCGCACGCAGCGAGAGCCTCCATCCGCGCCTGGTTCGTCGACCCGTCCGGGGCGCCGCAGACGGCCACCGTGGGCACCGTGCCGGTCGACCGGCGGGCGCATCGCCTCAGTGTCCCGGTGCGTGCGGGTGACCGCCTGGCCGCCGTCGAGGCATCCGCCCCCGCCCCGTCGGGCGACCCGAGTCCGGCCGACGAGATGCAGCTGCAGATCGTCGCTCACGGCTCCGAACACAGCGCGTCGCTGGGTCTGACCCTCGACGAGGGACGACGGCTGGACCGCGGCGTGACGATCGACGACGTGGATGCCCAGGCCGACGTGGTGGTCACCCGGGCCTTCGCCGACGCGCTCGCGCTGCACCCGGGCGACAACGTCTCGCTCGCCCTGGGCACCCTGGCCAAGCCCGTGAGCGCACGGGTGACGGCGGTGCGCGACAGGCTGCCCGGAATCGGATCGGCTCGCGGCGTCGCGATGGACTTCACCGCACTGACCGGACGGGCGCTTCACCTGGGCGGATCGGTGCCGGCGGCCGACCAGATCTGGGCGCAGACCTCCGATGTCGCGGGGGTGTCGGCCGCACTGCGGGCCGCCGCGCGCACGCCGGTGCGGATCGTGACGGCCACCTCGATCGGAACGGCCGCGCTGATCGACCCCATGCTGAAGCTCATGACCGCAGGCGTTGCCATCGTCGCGCTGCTGGCCGTCGTCGGGTTCGCCGCGGTGGCGACCACCGGCATCCACGACCGGCGCGAAGAGACAATGCCTCTGCGCGCCTTCGGATTCACCTCGGCGCAGCAGAAGCGGTCGACGACGATCGAACTGTCGGTCTCTGCAGCGCTCGCCGTGGTCGTGGGCGTCGTGGCCGGCACCGTCATCGCCGTGTGGCTGGGGCCCGCCCTGGTCGGCGCGCTCACGGCGGGAGGTCTCACGTGA
- a CDS encoding DNA-3-methyladenine glycosylase I, producing MSGVADRLTRVSDSVVTGTDGRTRCAWAGDDDDYRRYHDQEWGRPLHGDGALYEKMTLEGFQAGLSWITILRKRQRFREVFAGFDPAAVARFGQADIERLMADAGIVRNRAKIDAAIGNARLVDAMTEGELDALMWSFAPAPGGPRPTELRLLPASTPESTAMSKELRRRGFRFVGPTTMYALMQSVGMVDDHVAGCWRAG from the coding sequence ATGTCCGGGGTGGCGGATAGGCTGACGCGAGTGAGCGACAGTGTGGTGACCGGCACCGACGGGCGCACGCGATGCGCGTGGGCGGGCGACGACGACGACTACCGCCGCTACCACGATCAGGAGTGGGGGCGGCCGCTGCACGGCGACGGCGCGCTGTACGAGAAGATGACGCTCGAGGGGTTCCAGGCGGGCCTGAGCTGGATCACGATCCTGCGCAAGCGGCAGCGATTCCGTGAGGTGTTCGCCGGTTTCGATCCCGCGGCCGTCGCCCGGTTCGGGCAGGCCGACATCGAACGGCTGATGGCCGACGCCGGCATCGTCCGCAACCGCGCGAAGATCGACGCGGCCATCGGCAACGCGCGGCTGGTCGATGCCATGACCGAGGGTGAACTCGACGCGCTGATGTGGTCTTTCGCGCCCGCACCGGGCGGACCCAGGCCGACCGAACTGCGCCTGCTTCCGGCATCCACCCCCGAGTCCACCGCGATGAGCAAGGAGCTGCGTCGCCGAGGTTTCCGGTTCGTGGGACCGACCACGATGTACGCGCTGATGCAGTCCGTGGGCATGGTCGATGACCATGTGGCCGGGTGCTGGCGCGCCGGCTAA